In the Helianthus annuus cultivar XRQ/B chromosome 11, HanXRQr2.0-SUNRISE, whole genome shotgun sequence genome, one interval contains:
- the LOC110907927 gene encoding 2-isopropylmalate synthase A, producing the protein MATSLSNTSSFFSSTIHSPTIAATSTNRTFSYFKPSKTLPRKSVSMITCTLNNAYIPHHIQDPNRIRILDTTLRDGEQAPGASMTQKQKLAIAHQLARLGVDIIEAGFPASNKADLETVKLIAQEVGNSAAGHIPVIMGLARCNKNDIDKAWEAVKYAKYPRIQTFIATSEIHMNHKLKMSKEQVIEKARTMVAYARSLGCNDVQFGAEDAGRSEREFLYEVLGEAIKAGATTLCIPDTVGYNWPREFGQLIADIKSNSHGATNVVISTHCHNDLGLAVANTLEGAYSGARQLEVTINGIGERAGNASLEEVVMTLKCKGELLGGLYTGVDTKHIAMTSKMVEDYTGMRVQPHKPIVGANAFSHESGIHQDGVLKNKSTYEIMSPEDIGIHRFNEAGLTLGKLSGRHALKAKLFELGYNFDENELNQLFLRFKSLAEMKKIITDEDLITLVSHKVSEAQVEYYQA; encoded by the exons ATGGCGACTTCTCTCTCTAACACCTCTAGTTTCTTTTCTTCGACCATCCACAGTCCCACCATTGCCGCCACCTCCACCAACCGTACGTTCTCTTACTTCAAACCATCAAAAACCCTACCCCGAAAATCAGTCTCAATGATCACATGCACCCTTAACAATGCCTACATTCCTCACCATATCCAAGACCCTAACCGCATTCGCATTTTGGACACTACTCTCCGCGACGGTGAACAAGCACCCGGAGCCTCGATGACCCAGAAGCAAAAACTCGCCATTGCACATCAACTCGCAAGGCTAGGAGTCGACATAATCGAAGCAGGGTTTCCGGCTTCCAACAAAGCCGATCTAGAAACGGTTAAGTTGATAGCACAAGAGGTCGGTAACTCAGCCGCTGGTCATATCCCCGTCATTATGGGCCTTGCGAGGTGCAACAAGAACGATATTGATAAAGCATGGGAGGCTGTTAAGTATGCAAAATAcccgcggattcaaacatttatAGCCACCAGTGAGATTCATATGAACCATAAGTTAAAGATGTCTAAGGAACAAGTTATTGAAAAGGCTAGGACCATGGTGGCATATGCTAGGAGTTTGGGTTGTAATGATGTTCAGTTTGGCGCGGAAGATGCTGGAAG ATCGGAAAGAGAATTTTTATATGAGGTCCTAGGTGAGGCGATAAAAGCAGGGGCAACGACTCTTTGCATTCCTGATACCGTTGGTTATAACTGGCCTCGCGAGTTTGGGCAGCTCATTGCTGACATAAAATCCAACAGCCATGGTGCTACAAATGTCGTCATTTCTACCCATTGCCATAATGATCTTGGACTTGCTGTTGCAAATACTTTGGAGGGGGCTTATTCGGGTGCAAGACAATTAGAAGTAACGATAAATGGAATAGGAGAAAGAGCTGGTAATGCTTCTTTGGAAGAG GTGGTAATGACTCTAAAATGCAAAGGGGAGTTACTAGGTGGTCTTTACACCGGTGTAGATACAAAACACATTGCCATGACTAGCAAGATG GTGGAAGACTATACTGGAATGAGGGTTCAACCACACAAGCCCATTGTTGGTGCTAATGCATTTTCTCATGAAAGTGGAATCCATCAG GATGGGGTCCTAAAGAACAAGAGTACATATGAAATTATGTCTCCTGAAGATATTGGAATTCATAGATTTAATGAAGCCGGACTTACACTTGGAAAACTTAG TGGACGCCATGCTTTGAAAGCCAAACTTTTTGAG CTTGGTTACAACTTTGATGAAAATGAACTTAACCAATTGTTTTTGCGCTTTAAATCTCTAGCTGAGATGAAAAAG ATTATCACCGATGAAGATCTAATAACATTGGTATCACACAAAGTTTCCGAGGCACAAGTAGAGTATTATCAAGCATAG